A genomic window from Daphnia carinata strain CSIRO-1 chromosome 9, CSIRO_AGI_Dcar_HiC_V3, whole genome shotgun sequence includes:
- the LOC132088343 gene encoding oxidized purine nucleoside triphosphate hydrolase-like: protein MSRKSLTLVLITKPNEILLGYKKRGFGSYKWNGFGGKVEENESICEAAIRELKEECGLVVSANDLEQVGIINFEFVGDPVILEVHIFTSAKYEGQHFETEEMMPKWFKLQDIPFDEMWADDRLWFPLFLSGNKFQGYFLFQGHDVILKHTLEVVENF, encoded by the exons ATGTCTCGCAAAAGTCTTACGTTAGTTTTGATAACAAAGCCAAATGAAATTTTGCTTGGTTATAAAAAGAGAGGATTTGGTAGCTACAAGTGGAATGGTTTTGGAGGAAAGgtggaagaaaatgaaagcatTTGTGAAGCAGCAATTAG AGAGTTGAAAGAAGAATGTGGACTTGTAGTTTCAGCAAACGATTTAGAACAAGTTGGGATAATTAACTTTGAATTTGTTGGTGATCCTGTTATTCTAGAAGTTCACATTTTCACATCAGCAAAATACGAAGGCCAACATTTTGAAACAGAAG AGATGATGCCAAAATGGTTTAAACTCCAAGATATCCCATTTGATGAAATGTGGGCTGATGATCGGCTGTGGTTTCCCTTATTTCTGTCAGGAAATAAGTTCCAAGGgtactttttgtttcaagGCCATGATGTCATACTGAAACATACACTTGAAGttgttgaaaatttttga
- the LOC130689138 gene encoding LOW QUALITY PROTEIN: ATPase family AAA domain-containing protein 3A homolog (The sequence of the model RefSeq protein was modified relative to this genomic sequence to represent the inferred CDS: deleted 1 base in 1 codon): protein MSWLFGLRKDPGTVGTAASLPTESSGDDSTGQPQNQQPRGNAGGARASDAYRFDSSALERAAQAAKELEKSKFARDALDLTKAQEQTRQQEQLAKIKEYEAHIEQLKVDQKRVDHEERRKTLQEETKQNQQRSQYQDQLARKRYEDQLVQQQRANEDNLRKQEESVAKQEAMRKQTLEYEMDLRSKTDMKRLEAEMRAKAKVDRENQDLYLEQIRLKASEKRTTVMESIKTAGAVLGTGFNTFLSDWDKIAAAAAGLSLLALGVYSAKGGTGVVARYIESRIGKPSLVRETSRLNVVDTIRHPIKTIKAIKAKSEDALSGVVLEPKLEERLRDIAIATKNTKQNKGMFRNILMHGPPGTGKTLFAKKLAKHSGLDYAIMTGGDVSPLGRDGVTAIHKVFDWANGSRRGLLLFVDEADAFLRKRSSEKISEDLRATLNAFLYRTGEQSNKFMMVLASNTPEQFDWAVNDRLDEMVEFMLPGLEERERLVRLYFDKFILQPAAEGKRRLKVAQFDYSALCTKIARDVEGMSGREIAKLGVAWQASAYASSDGILTEKMIMEKVKDAVQQHRQKVNWQSEEEKGNSKTISVKASGSSSQIGGEKS, encoded by the exons ATGTCTTGGCTCTTTGGATTAAGGAAGGACCCTGGGACTGTGGGTACAGCTGCATCTCTTCCTACCGAAAGCAGTGGAGATGACAGCACCGGACAACCGCAGAATCAACAACCTCGTGGGAATGCAGGAGGAGCACGGGCGTCAGATGCCTACAGATTTGATTCTTCGGCCCTAGAACGAGCTGCGCAAGCAGCAAAAGAATTAGAAAAGTCTA AATTCGCCAGAGATGCACTTGATCTGACTAAGGCACAAGAACAAACCAGACAGCAAGAACAATTAGCC AAGATCAAGGAATATGAAGCTCATATTGAACAGTTGAAAGTAGATCAAAAAAGAGTGGAtcatgaagaaagaagaaaaacattacaaGAAGAGACCAAGCAAAATCAACAAAGGTCTCAATACCAAGATCAACTTGCACGCAAACGTTATGAAGATCAGTTGGTGCAGCAGCAAAGAGCCAATGAAGATAACTTaaggaaacaagaagaaagtgTTGCAAAGCAAGAAGCAATGAGGAAACAAACTTTGGAGTATGAAATGGACTTGCGCTCCAAAACTGACATGAAAAGACTTGAAGCTGAAATGAGAGCTAAAGCTAAAGTTGACAGAGAAAATCAAGATCTATATTTAGAACAAATTCGTCTTAAAG CTTCTGAAAAACGCACAACCGTTATGGAGTCTATCAAAACGGCTGGTGCCGTTTTGGGAACTGGTTTCAATACCTTTCTTTCTGACTGGGACAaaatagcagcagcagctgctggACTATCGCTACTTGCCCTTGGTGTTTATTCTGCCAAAGGCGGCACCGGTGTGGTTGCTCGATACATTGAATCTCGAATCGGGAAACCTTCTTTAGTCCGTGAAACTTCAAGACTAAATGTTGTAGATACCATCCGCCACCCTATCAAAACCATTAAAGCTATCAAG GCTAAATCAGAAGACGCATTGTCCGGAGTTGTATTGGAGCCCAAACTAGAAGAACGCCTAAGAGATATTGcaattgcaacaaaaaatacaaagcaAAACAA GGGAATGTTCCGAAATATTTTAATGCATGGACCACCGGGCACAGGGAAAACTTTGTTCGCGAAAAAATTAGCAAAACATAGCGGACTGGACTATGCGATTATGACCGGTGGTGATGTTTCCCCATTGGGTAGAGATGGCGTTACGGCCATACATAAAG TTTTTGATTGGGCAAATGGATCTCGTCGCGGATTACTTTTATTCGTTGATGAGGCAGACGCGTTCCTACGGAAAAGATCATCAGAGAAAATCAGCGAAGATTTAAGGGCTACCCTTAACGCTTTTTTGTACCGTACTGGCGAGCAATCCAATAA aTTCATGATGGTTTTGGCGTCAAACACCCCCGAACAGTTTGATTGGGCAGTTAATGATCGCCTAGACGAAATGGTCGAGTTTATGCTTCCAGGATTGGAGGAACGCGAACGATTA GTCCGACTTTATTTCGACAAGTTTATTTTACAGCCGGCAGCTGAGGGAAAGCGTCGGCTGAAAGTGGCTCAGTTTGATTACAGTGCATTATGCACGAAGATCGCACGTGACGTGGAAGGAATGTCGGGTCGCGAAATAGCTAAGCTTGGTGTGGCTTGGCAAGCATCTGCTTATGCATCATCCGACGGCATTCTTACGGAAAAGATGATCATGGAGAAGGTTAAAGATGCAGTTCAACAACATCGTCAAAAG GTGAACTGGCaaagcgaagaagaaaagggtaaCTCTAAAACAATCAGCGTCAAGGCGTCTGGTTCTTCCTCCCAAATTGGAGGTGAAAAATCGTGA
- the LOC130689155 gene encoding proteasome subunit beta type-6-like: MACIMSNMSTSDSLSPDWLTSEHSTGTSIMAVEFNGGVVIGADSRTSTGAYVANRVTDKLTKITNHIYCCRSGSAADTQAIADIVNYHLEFHEVQLGEAPLVKTAASVFQELCYNYRDQLMAGIICAGWDRRHGGQVYNIPLGGMCVRQPFAIGGSGSTYVFGFVDSNFKQGMNQDECVQFVLKTLALAMSRDGSSGGVVRLGIITEDGIERRTVLGNELPRFYEG; the protein is encoded by the exons ATGGCTTGTATAATGTCTAATATGTCTACTTCGGATTCTCTAAGCCCTGATTGGTTAACATCGGAACATAGCACAGGC acgtcaATTATGGCTGTGGAATTCAATGGTGGAGTCGTTATTGGAGCTGATTCACGCACGAGCACAGG GGCATATGTAGCAAACAGGGTTACTGATAAACTGACCAAGATCACTAACCATATCTATTGTTGCCGCTCAGGCTCTGCAGCTGACACTCAAGCTATTGCTGATATAGTGAACTACCACTTGGAATTCCATGA GGTACAATTGGGTGAAGCTCCTTTGGTGAAAACAGCAGCCAGTGTCTTTCAAGAACTTTGCTATAACTACAGAGATCAGCTCATGGCTGGTATTATTTGTGCAGGATGGGATAGGCGCCATGGTGGACAG GTTTATAATATTCCCCTTGGAGGAATGTGTGTGAGACAACCATTTGCTATTGGTGGTTCAGGCTCAACATACGTGTTTGGATTTGTTGActcaaatttcaaacaaggCATGAATCAGGATGAATGTGTCCAATTTGTATTGAAAA CTCTCGCATTGGCAATGAGCAGAGATGGTTCAAGCGGTGGTGTTGTTCGTTTGGGTATTATTACTGAAGATGGAATTGAACGCCGTACAGTGTTGGGTAATGAACTACCTCGATTCTACGAAGGTTAA